One window of the Candidatus Saccharibacteria bacterium genome contains the following:
- a CDS encoding ABC transporter ATP-binding protein, which yields MKSLWRIVRFTRELWPYYAGVALFSVLVAATTQVQPLLTKIIVDEITKLVGEQHVQTTVIILAVLGIFLADLGQNLFSNIGGVIGDQLQARLRKTLSERYFAHLLKLPQRYFDTELSGKVLNQLNRSIDQITTFAQAFSNNFLQFVFSTVLSLAIIAVYSWPVALMLGALYPIFIWLTTRTSGRWREYQTAINGESDVATGRFAEAIGQIKVVKSFGQEARELTHFKTRYQRIVDTTWPQSKLWHGQDFIRRLVLNIIFLAVYAYICLEAVHGRYSLGTMVLLLQYAALIRMPIFSISFIVDQSQRAVANTRDYFAAMDEATESAATDKGVQLKVTAGEVKFTDVIFGYEVKRPVLDGLSFTLQPGTKTALVGESGEGKTTITNLLLGLYVPQSGSIAIDGQDISGSTRASLRAASAVVFQEPALFSGTVYENIAYGKPGATKRQVEAAAKAANAHEFITKFEQQYETEIGERGLKLSGGQKQRIAIARALLKDAPILILDEATSSLDGKSEHLVHQALERLMQGRTTLIIAHRLSTIQSVDTIITMQDGRVNEQGTPEKLAKSGGIYAQLLSLQARHTKQDTKRLKQYEIQA from the coding sequence ATGAAGAGTCTGTGGCGGATAGTGCGTTTTACGCGGGAATTGTGGCCATACTACGCCGGGGTTGCACTATTTTCTGTGCTGGTGGCCGCCACTACCCAGGTACAACCTTTACTTACGAAGATTATCGTGGACGAAATCACGAAGCTAGTTGGCGAACAACATGTCCAGACAACGGTGATTATTCTGGCCGTTCTTGGTATATTTCTGGCCGACCTTGGGCAAAACTTATTTAGCAATATTGGTGGAGTGATTGGCGACCAGCTGCAGGCTCGGCTGCGTAAGACGCTCAGCGAGCGGTACTTTGCCCATTTACTCAAACTCCCACAGCGGTACTTCGACACAGAGCTAAGTGGCAAGGTGCTCAACCAGCTTAACCGCAGTATCGACCAAATCACCACGTTTGCCCAGGCCTTCAGTAACAATTTTCTACAGTTCGTTTTTAGCACAGTATTGTCGCTGGCAATAATTGCCGTCTATTCCTGGCCTGTTGCTCTCATGCTCGGGGCGTTGTATCCCATATTCATCTGGCTCACCACACGTACCAGCGGGCGCTGGCGGGAGTACCAGACAGCTATAAATGGTGAGTCAGATGTCGCCACTGGCCGGTTTGCTGAAGCTATCGGTCAGATAAAGGTTGTCAAGAGTTTCGGCCAAGAAGCTCGCGAGCTCACCCATTTCAAAACACGCTACCAGCGTATCGTTGACACGACCTGGCCCCAGAGCAAACTCTGGCACGGCCAAGATTTTATACGTCGACTGGTGCTGAATATAATATTCCTGGCCGTATATGCCTACATTTGCCTTGAGGCGGTTCATGGACGTTATAGTCTTGGGACTATGGTGCTGCTGCTCCAGTACGCGGCGCTGATACGCATGCCAATATTTAGCATTAGCTTTATCGTGGACCAGTCACAACGAGCGGTAGCAAACACTCGTGATTACTTTGCCGCCATGGATGAAGCCACGGAGTCAGCTGCTACAGACAAGGGTGTCCAGCTAAAGGTTACGGCTGGCGAGGTGAAATTCACCGATGTTATTTTTGGCTACGAGGTGAAACGTCCGGTTTTGGACGGACTCAGTTTTACGCTGCAACCTGGCACTAAAACCGCACTCGTGGGCGAAAGCGGTGAGGGTAAAACGACCATCACAAACCTACTGCTGGGGCTGTATGTGCCGCAAAGCGGCAGTATTGCTATAGACGGTCAGGACATTTCTGGGTCGACACGGGCGAGTTTGCGGGCAGCATCGGCAGTTGTTTTCCAGGAACCGGCGCTGTTTAGCGGCACCGTGTATGAAAACATTGCCTATGGCAAACCGGGAGCTACAAAGCGTCAAGTAGAAGCTGCCGCCAAGGCGGCCAATGCCCATGAGTTCATAACCAAATTTGAGCAACAGTATGAGACCGAAATAGGAGAGCGCGGCCTGAAGCTCAGCGGCGGCCAAAAACAGCGCATCGCTATCGCCAGGGCGCTCCTGAAGGACGCGCCTATACTTATCCTCGATGAAGCTACCAGTAGTCTCGACGGCAAAAGTGAGCACCTGGTACACCAAGCGCTCGAACGGCTGATGCAGGGGCGAACGACGCTCATTATCGCTCACCGTCTCAGTACTATCCAGTCGGTTGATACAATCATCACTATGCAGGACGGTCGCGTCAACGAACAGGGAACGCCCGAAAAACTTGCAAAGAGTGGTGGAATATACGCACAGCTGCTTTCACTGCAAGCGCGCCATACGAAGCAGGATACAAAACGCCTTAAGCAGTATGAAATTCAGGCATAA
- a CDS encoding FKBP-type peptidyl-prolyl cis-trans isomerase has protein sequence MKKKPVVCDIQTPEKSSIQAAPEVYKPQGVVKDLEKTDLVEGKGAMAKKGDCLVMKYQGNLASDGTVFDGNYNKAQALQFSLGQGQVIKGWDEGLEGMKVGGTRRLAIPAAMGYGEGGQGAIPANADLVFIVKLERIKTN, from the coding sequence ATGAAAAAAAAGCCTGTAGTATGTGACATACAGACACCAGAAAAAAGTTCCATACAAGCCGCTCCAGAGGTCTATAAGCCTCAGGGTGTTGTCAAAGATCTTGAGAAGACTGATCTCGTAGAAGGCAAAGGGGCCATGGCAAAGAAAGGCGACTGCTTGGTTATGAAGTATCAGGGCAACCTTGCATCAGACGGCACAGTGTTTGATGGCAACTACAATAAAGCACAGGCACTACAGTTCAGTCTTGGCCAGGGCCAGGTAATAAAAGGTTGGGATGAAGGTTTAGAGGGGATGAAAGTAGGCGGGACTCGCCGACTTGCTATTCCTGCGGCTATGGGCTATGGGGAAGGTGGACAGGGAGCAATTCCCGCTAATGCTGATTTGGTATTTATTGTAAAGCTTGAACGTATAAAGACAAACTAG
- a CDS encoding FKBP-type peptidyl-prolyl cis-trans isomerase, with the protein MLDDFTPQGNVAELQSIDRVLGTGDTVQPGATVTCHYTGAIAKSGEVFQSSHDFGRAISFPLSGVIAGWTQGVPGMKVGGTRRLLIPAAMAYGSNPPYGSGIPANADLVFDIELVSIEG; encoded by the coding sequence ATGCTAGATGATTTTACACCTCAGGGAAACGTAGCAGAGCTTCAAAGTATAGATCGAGTACTCGGTACCGGAGACACTGTGCAGCCCGGTGCAACCGTAACGTGCCATTACACTGGTGCAATCGCAAAAAGTGGTGAAGTATTTCAGAGCTCGCACGACTTTGGCCGCGCTATCAGCTTCCCGCTCAGCGGCGTCATTGCCGGCTGGACTCAGGGCGTTCCTGGTATGAAAGTAGGTGGCACGCGCCGTTTGCTTATTCCGGCCGCCATGGCCTACGGTAGTAACCCTCCCTATGGCTCTGGCATACCGGCAAATGCTGACCTTGTGTTTGATATTGAGCTGGTGTCTATAGAAGGGTAA
- a CDS encoding glutaredoxin family protein, translating to MVKNITIFTTKTCAYCPMVKKYLAAKGLAYDEVNLDDEPHRQQEALAISGALTVPVTVVTRQDDSQEVVVGFNLAKLAPAIS from the coding sequence ATGGTCAAAAATATTACTATTTTTACGACAAAAACGTGCGCCTACTGCCCGATGGTCAAGAAGTATTTAGCCGCTAAGGGTCTCGCCTATGACGAAGTCAACCTAGACGACGAGCCGCACCGTCAGCAGGAAGCCCTGGCAATTTCGGGCGCCCTAACTGTGCCAGTCACCGTCGTTACTCGCCAAGATGATTCACAAGAAGTGGTTGTCGGTTTCAATCTGGCCAAACTAGCGCCAGCAATTAGCTAA
- a CDS encoding FAD-dependent oxidoreductase, translating to MAERTKENSHTVIMVGAGPAALSAAIYTTREDIDTMLIEKGVPGGLAAVTDWVDNYPGFPEGLAGLELAGNLQKQAERFGAVIDFGEVTALHDEGDWKRLETTLGDLYARVVLVATGSDYKKLGIPGEAEYYARGVHYCATCDGAFYRDKRLVVVGGGNSAVQEAMFLTRFATHIDLMVRSKLRASDVLQKELQKFVDQGKITVHLTTTTDEIIGDAEGKVVQVKGTDTESGNEVKIDTDGVFVFVGLKPNSEFMAGQLETDEIGLIKTDENLMSSMKGVFVAGDIRSGATMQVASAVGEGATAALKIREYLEGHVNIQEEV from the coding sequence ATGGCGGAACGGACGAAAGAAAACTCACATACAGTCATTATGGTTGGCGCCGGGCCGGCAGCTTTGAGCGCGGCTATATACACCACGCGCGAAGACATAGACACCATGCTTATCGAAAAAGGTGTGCCTGGTGGTCTCGCTGCCGTGACCGACTGGGTCGATAACTACCCCGGCTTCCCAGAAGGCTTGGCAGGGCTAGAGCTTGCTGGCAACCTGCAAAAGCAGGCAGAACGGTTTGGGGCGGTGATAGACTTTGGCGAGGTTACGGCCCTGCACGACGAAGGCGATTGGAAGCGACTCGAAACGACATTGGGCGACCTGTACGCTCGGGTAGTGCTGGTGGCAACTGGTAGCGATTATAAAAAGCTCGGCATACCCGGTGAGGCGGAATACTACGCCCGCGGCGTGCACTACTGCGCCACCTGTGACGGTGCATTTTACCGCGATAAGCGGCTGGTTGTGGTGGGCGGCGGCAACTCTGCCGTGCAAGAGGCAATGTTCCTCACGCGTTTTGCGACGCACATAGACCTTATGGTTCGCAGCAAGCTACGAGCTAGCGATGTCTTGCAGAAAGAACTTCAGAAATTCGTTGACCAGGGGAAAATCACCGTGCACCTTACTACCACCACCGACGAAATCATCGGCGATGCCGAGGGTAAGGTTGTCCAGGTGAAGGGAACAGATACAGAAAGCGGCAACGAGGTTAAGATAGACACCGACGGTGTGTTCGTGTTCGTCGGCCTGAAGCCAAACAGCGAGTTTATGGCCGGCCAACTCGAAACTGACGAAATTGGTCTCATTAAGACAGACGAGAACCTTATGAGTAGCATGAAGGGTGTGTTTGTAGCGGGTGACATCCGCAGTGGCGCGACCATGCAAGTCGCCAGTGCCGTCGGTGAAGGCGCCACCGCAGCCCTAAAAATCCGCGAATACCTCGAGGGCCACGTAAACATCCAGGAGGAAGTGTAA
- a CDS encoding FAD-dependent oxidoreductase, translating into MEVSFLGKREVVPNVWEFRFQPKTAVEYVAGQYARFTFPFGVTDPRGKQHRTFTLTSHPSESELRFITRLEEPCSTYKHHLRLLKPDDTMLIDEPHGDAVLPRLATTPLVFVAQGIALASYISMLLERERSELSRSITLLWARRSEDDRLEHLIPGEIPDFERFDIHYPAKLTAAEIQAKITPQSLTYLSGSQSFVESIGAELEATGTPRERLIYDYYEGYNNL; encoded by the coding sequence ATGGAAGTCAGTTTTTTGGGCAAGCGTGAGGTAGTGCCAAATGTATGGGAGTTTCGGTTTCAGCCTAAAACGGCTGTGGAATATGTGGCGGGGCAGTATGCCCGGTTTACCTTTCCGTTTGGCGTCACCGACCCGCGCGGCAAACAGCACCGCACGTTTACCCTAACATCTCACCCCTCTGAGTCTGAGCTACGGTTTATCACCCGGCTCGAAGAACCATGTAGCACCTATAAACACCACCTGCGCCTACTAAAGCCTGATGACACCATGCTGATAGACGAGCCGCACGGCGACGCCGTCCTTCCGCGTCTTGCTACTACCCCTCTCGTTTTCGTCGCCCAAGGCATTGCCCTCGCCAGCTACATTTCCATGCTTTTGGAGCGTGAAAGGTCGGAGCTTTCACGCTCAATAACGCTCCTGTGGGCTAGACGAAGTGAAGACGACAGATTGGAACACCTCATCCCAGGTGAAATACCAGATTTTGAGCGTTTTGACATACACTATCCCGCAAAACTAACTGCCGCGGAAATCCAAGCAAAAATAACACCCCAAAGTCTCACATACCTTTCGGGCAGCCAAAGCTTCGTCGAAAGCATCGGCGCCGAGCTAGAAGCCACCGGCACCCCTCGCGAACGCCTCATCTACGATTATTACGAGGGGTACAACAATCTATAA
- a CDS encoding glycerophosphodiester phosphodiesterase, whose product MKIIGHRGARGLSPENTLASFEKAIEYGVDAVELDVRVTHDGVAVVHHDAAVVDPDGREVIIARTTYAELLRHKRDLAALDHTIRTVAHRCRIMIEIKPGEPTKQTVRIIRDRLKRGWRLKEFAVASYDFRILQDVREQLPGIELVVIEKWSGLRATHRARKLHTKRISMNQRWLWSGFLRAMKRGGFRLSPYTINNPRQAKRWRPYLYGVITDRPDLFRKP is encoded by the coding sequence ATGAAAATAATTGGGCACCGCGGCGCGAGAGGTTTGAGCCCCGAAAACACCCTCGCGAGCTTTGAAAAGGCCATAGAATACGGCGTCGACGCGGTTGAGCTAGATGTCCGCGTTACCCACGACGGTGTTGCGGTCGTTCATCATGACGCAGCCGTAGTAGACCCCGACGGCAGAGAAGTTATCATCGCCCGCACTACCTATGCAGAGCTACTCCGGCACAAACGAGACCTTGCAGCATTAGACCACACCATACGCACCGTCGCCCACCGCTGCAGGATTATGATAGAGATAAAACCGGGTGAGCCGACCAAACAAACTGTTCGCATTATTCGCGATAGGTTAAAACGTGGCTGGCGACTCAAAGAGTTTGCCGTAGCCTCATATGACTTCCGCATTTTACAAGACGTGCGAGAACAGTTGCCTGGCATAGAGCTGGTTGTCATAGAGAAATGGTCGGGCCTGCGGGCAACTCACCGCGCCCGCAAACTCCATACAAAGCGCATTAGCATGAATCAGCGTTGGCTTTGGAGCGGCTTCTTACGTGCCATGAAGCGCGGTGGTTTCCGACTTTCTCCCTATACCATAAACAACCCTCGTCAAGCAAAACGCTGGCGACCATACCTCTACGGCGTTATAACCGACCGACCTGACTTGTTTCGAAAACCATAA
- a CDS encoding inorganic diphosphatase translates to MPDFNVVLTPGDVENGVINTVVEIPKWSTLKIEWNRKVAAFQLDRVEPSIFAKPVNYGFIPQTLDEDGDELDTLVLTNEPIPTGVFLEATVIGVLKFEDDGEVDDKIICVPADDRNTDDAITSLDDLHARWRQKIEHHFMHYKDLKKPGSTKVMGWGDAEEAKKIIKECINRYKG, encoded by the coding sequence ATGCCAGATTTTAACGTTGTACTTACCCCAGGTGATGTGGAAAACGGTGTCATCAACACAGTGGTGGAGATTCCGAAGTGGTCAACCCTAAAGATAGAGTGGAACCGCAAAGTAGCTGCGTTTCAGCTGGACCGGGTCGAGCCAAGCATTTTCGCGAAGCCCGTCAACTACGGCTTTATTCCGCAGACCCTTGATGAGGACGGCGACGAACTCGACACGCTGGTACTCACCAACGAGCCCATCCCAACCGGTGTGTTCCTGGAAGCCACCGTCATCGGTGTGCTGAAATTTGAAGACGATGGTGAAGTGGACGACAAAATCATCTGCGTACCAGCCGACGACCGCAACACTGACGATGCAATAACTTCGCTAGACGATTTACATGCTCGTTGGCGCCAGAAAATCGAGCACCACTTTATGCACTACAAAGACCTGAAAAAGCCTGGCTCTACTAAGGTAATGGGTTGGGGCGACGCCGAAGAAGCAAAAAAAATAATCAAAGAGTGTATTAACCGCTATAAAGGATAA
- a CDS encoding NUDIX domain-containing protein produces the protein MNKIVPDNAILIPENAKLAFKGEIFDVYQWPQTLFDGSTETFEMLRRLDTVVVICIVEGKLLVLDEVQPHRGARRNFPGGRVDVTDKSILDAAKREVHEETGYSFSQWRVLNVTQPVAKMEWFIHTVLAWGVTGKDEPHRDAGEQITERLMDFDEVKRMAADGEDYLIEADDLFKHIDSIEELERLPEFLGRTYNA, from the coding sequence ATGAATAAAATTGTACCCGACAACGCAATCTTAATACCGGAGAACGCTAAACTCGCTTTTAAGGGTGAGATATTCGATGTCTACCAGTGGCCGCAAACTCTTTTTGACGGCTCGACCGAAACATTTGAAATGCTCCGCCGCCTCGACACCGTTGTGGTCATATGCATTGTTGAGGGGAAGCTGCTCGTGCTAGACGAAGTACAGCCGCACCGCGGCGCACGGCGCAATTTTCCCGGTGGCCGGGTAGACGTTACCGACAAATCAATTCTAGATGCCGCAAAGCGCGAAGTGCATGAAGAGACGGGCTACAGTTTTTCGCAGTGGCGAGTACTAAACGTGACGCAGCCAGTCGCAAAAATGGAATGGTTTATACATACGGTTCTTGCGTGGGGCGTAACGGGGAAAGACGAGCCGCACCGTGACGCCGGTGAGCAAATTACCGAACGCCTTATGGACTTTGACGAAGTGAAGCGTATGGCAGCGGACGGCGAAGACTATCTTATTGAGGCTGATGACTTATTCAAACACATCGATAGTATTGAAGAGCTAGAGCGCCTACCGGAGTTTTTGGGCCGCACATACAACGCCTAA
- the gap gene encoding type I glyceraldehyde-3-phosphate dehydrogenase, whose protein sequence is MKTKVAINGFGRIGRNAFKIAHAREDIDVVAVNDLTDTKTLAYLLKHDTNYGTYDREVTYDDKNIIVDGQPILVCAEKDPNLLPWKDMGVDVVIESTGRFTDLEGASGHLKAGARRVVISGPTKSNGVDTVVLGANDDVLQGSTEVISNASCTTNSLGAVMNVLETEFGIEKSMLTTVHSYTASQVVQDAPAKDLREGRNAAENIVPTTTGAAIAVTLTLPKLKDKFDGLSIRVPTPVVSLSDVTALLKRSVTVEEINEAFKKAAQEPFYQGILGVSEEPLVSSDYIGNSHSGVVDLLLTKVVGGDLVKVMVWYDNEWGYSNRLVEVVADAGRLLHAQN, encoded by the coding sequence ATGAAGACAAAAGTGGCAATCAATGGGTTCGGGCGGATTGGGCGCAATGCTTTTAAGATTGCTCATGCCCGCGAAGACATAGATGTGGTGGCGGTAAATGACCTCACCGATACAAAAACACTCGCTTACCTCCTAAAGCACGATACCAACTACGGCACCTACGACCGAGAGGTTACATACGACGACAAAAACATCATAGTCGACGGCCAGCCTATACTTGTTTGCGCCGAAAAGGACCCGAACTTGCTGCCCTGGAAAGACATGGGTGTTGATGTTGTCATAGAGAGTACGGGGCGTTTTACTGACCTAGAAGGAGCCAGCGGGCACCTCAAAGCTGGCGCTCGGCGAGTTGTTATTAGTGGTCCAACCAAGAGTAACGGTGTTGACACAGTAGTGCTTGGTGCCAACGATGACGTCCTTCAGGGCTCTACGGAGGTTATTAGCAACGCCAGCTGTACCACGAACTCGCTCGGCGCAGTCATGAATGTGCTCGAGACCGAGTTTGGGATTGAAAAATCCATGCTGACAACCGTGCATAGCTATACCGCCAGCCAAGTCGTGCAGGACGCTCCCGCCAAAGACCTTCGTGAAGGTCGTAACGCGGCCGAGAACATTGTGCCAACTACAACTGGCGCGGCCATAGCCGTCACGCTCACGTTGCCAAAGCTCAAAGACAAATTTGACGGCTTGAGCATTCGCGTACCAACCCCAGTTGTTAGCCTGAGTGATGTGACGGCACTGCTCAAGCGCAGTGTCACAGTAGAGGAAATAAACGAAGCTTTTAAAAAAGCCGCCCAGGAGCCGTTTTATCAAGGTATCCTTGGTGTTAGTGAAGAACCACTGGTGAGTTCTGACTATATTGGCAACAGCCATAGTGGTGTTGTAGACTTACTGCTTACCAAAGTTGTAGGTGGCGACTTGGTGAAAGTTATGGTCTGGTATGACAACGAGTGGGGTTACAGCAATCGTCTTGTCGAAGTAGTTGCTGACGCTGGTCGTTTATTGCACGCACAAAACTAG
- a CDS encoding transposase — MTTLQKMATAVKRLRATYIPKAKARRFFLGVEQFSLQEFCSLNAAGRKLGLNRWTGENRIRRLVTDEELPVRLQRLLVSEALASHTGRWYCSLDHSQFGPFCIAILAVSHRKGRAIPIWCQVNLSEAALIAPLLVALEGLFHFLQVNAPDLQLVLVMDRWFASDKLFTLFALYDVHFIARTKSDKLVQLPWDPSWWKEPIHDISHEELPITYHTHKLRLIRSDYNPNMKDPEPWFLLTNLPSEGTEALTRRQVLNRYAERFEIEEAFKDVKWLQRLEWQRVRKPQVIRNLLLFVFLGWWLLWRYAVKVLPKQQQKIHPKKRLSWFKQAWEYMQRLLRTPLLPPIPVAHVRGGGKK; from the coding sequence ATGACTACACTACAAAAGATGGCAACTGCTGTAAAGCGGCTGCGTGCGACATACATCCCAAAAGCTAAGGCTCGTCGCTTCTTCCTCGGAGTTGAACAGTTTTCCCTTCAGGAGTTCTGTTCGCTCAACGCTGCTGGTCGAAAGCTTGGGCTGAATCGCTGGACTGGAGAAAACCGCATTCGTCGGTTAGTTACTGACGAGGAACTGCCAGTGCGCTTGCAGCGATTGTTGGTTAGCGAAGCGTTAGCTTCGCATACTGGTCGGTGGTACTGCTCTCTGGACCACTCTCAATTCGGCCCGTTTTGTATCGCCATCTTGGCGGTGTCGCATCGCAAGGGTCGAGCTATACCCATTTGGTGTCAGGTGAACCTCAGCGAAGCAGCTCTCATTGCGCCACTTCTAGTGGCGCTGGAGGGACTGTTCCATTTCCTTCAAGTTAATGCACCAGATCTGCAACTGGTACTTGTCATGGATCGCTGGTTTGCTAGTGACAAACTGTTCACTTTGTTTGCCCTGTACGATGTGCACTTCATCGCTCGTACCAAGAGCGACAAGCTCGTTCAGCTTCCCTGGGATCCCAGCTGGTGGAAGGAACCCATCCATGACATTAGTCATGAGGAATTACCCATCACGTACCATACACATAAGCTCCGACTTATTCGTTCGGATTACAATCCGAACATGAAGGATCCGGAGCCCTGGTTTTTGTTGACCAACCTACCGAGCGAGGGAACAGAGGCCCTCACCAGAAGACAAGTCCTGAACCGTTACGCAGAAAGGTTCGAAATTGAAGAAGCCTTCAAGGATGTGAAGTGGTTGCAACGATTGGAGTGGCAACGAGTCAGAAAACCACAAGTCATCCGTAACTTGCTGCTGTTTGTCTTCCTCGGTTGGTGGTTACTGTGGCGCTATGCGGTCAAAGTACTACCAAAACAACAGCAGAAGATTCATCCCAAGAAACGACTGAGCTGGTTCAAGCAAGCCTGGGAGTATATGCAACGGCTACTACGTACGCCGCTGCTACCACCGATACCGGTGGCTCATGTACGGGGAGGAGGAAAAAAGTGA
- a CDS encoding RpiB/LacA/LacB family sugar-phosphate isomerase, with protein MKIFVGADHNGFDLKVTLLDYLKRGGYEVVDAGDTEKHPDDDFPQFAAAAVNAMAADPSSDVRGVLITSGGQGMAIAANRFKGIRACVGWNQDTVRDARNDNDCNVLCLPAHSLDFEQVVGIVQTWLITPFSGAPRYKRRIEMLDELGN; from the coding sequence ATGAAAATATTCGTTGGCGCAGACCACAACGGGTTTGACCTAAAAGTAACACTGCTAGACTACCTAAAAAGGGGTGGTTATGAGGTTGTCGATGCTGGCGACACCGAGAAGCACCCCGATGACGATTTCCCCCAGTTTGCAGCTGCCGCCGTCAACGCCATGGCCGCTGACCCGTCCAGTGATGTTCGAGGGGTTCTTATTACCAGCGGTGGTCAAGGTATGGCTATAGCCGCAAACCGTTTTAAGGGTATTCGTGCATGCGTGGGATGGAACCAAGACACCGTGCGTGACGCGCGTAACGACAATGACTGCAACGTGCTATGCCTTCCTGCGCATAGTCTGGACTTTGAACAGGTAGTGGGGATTGTGCAAACCTGGCTTATTACGCCTTTCTCTGGTGCACCACGCTACAAACGTCGTATAGAAATGCTGGACGAACTGGGTAATTAA
- a CDS encoding RpiB/LacA/LacB family sugar-phosphate isomerase, whose product MKIAITTDHAGFEALKELKTYLESLGHECIDYGPTVFDAEDDYPEFMFPAARAVAAGECERGVIMGGSGQGEAMAANRIAGIRAALFYGPVTAKVAVDAGGTLSDDPYEIVKLSRQHNDANVLSLSGRFLTLDEMKTALKLWLETPFSGAQRHARRIRKLDEV is encoded by the coding sequence ATGAAAATAGCAATTACCACCGACCATGCAGGGTTTGAAGCACTAAAGGAACTAAAAACATATCTTGAAAGTCTCGGCCACGAATGTATAGATTATGGCCCAACAGTCTTTGATGCCGAGGACGACTATCCGGAGTTTATGTTCCCAGCCGCCCGCGCCGTGGCTGCTGGTGAGTGCGAACGAGGTGTCATTATGGGTGGCAGTGGGCAAGGCGAGGCAATGGCAGCAAACCGTATAGCGGGCATCCGGGCGGCACTATTTTACGGCCCGGTTACGGCGAAGGTGGCAGTGGACGCTGGTGGCACCCTAAGTGACGACCCCTACGAAATAGTAAAACTCTCTCGCCAGCACAACGATGCAAATGTACTGAGTCTATCTGGGCGCTTTCTTACACTTGACGAAATGAAAACCGCGCTCAAACTATGGCTGGAAACACCATTCAGCGGTGCCCAACGCCACGCTCGCCGTATACGAAAATTAGACGAGGTATAA
- the tnpA gene encoding IS200/IS605 family transposase, which translates to MSTSLDYHSLSHSKWDLKYHIVFIPKGRRKALYGEIRPRLGRIFHELANQKECKILEGHLMSDHVHMLMEIPPKYKISEVIGFMKGKSAIAIAREFGGKTRNFTGEHFWARGYAVSSVGFEEQAIRKYIREQEIDDTASSAQGAF; encoded by the coding sequence ATGTCTACATCGTTAGACTACCATAGCTTATCTCATTCAAAATGGGATTTGAAGTACCATATTGTCTTCATCCCGAAAGGGAGAAGGAAAGCTCTCTACGGTGAGATACGCCCACGGTTGGGTAGAATATTTCACGAGCTGGCTAACCAAAAAGAATGCAAGATTCTGGAAGGCCATCTCATGTCCGATCATGTTCACATGCTCATGGAGATACCACCAAAGTACAAAATCTCTGAAGTGATTGGCTTCATGAAGGGCAAAAGCGCTATTGCCATTGCCAGAGAGTTCGGCGGTAAGACCAGAAATTTCACGGGTGAACATTTCTGGGCCCGGGGCTATGCTGTTTCAAGCGTTGGATTTGAAGAGCAGGCCATCAGAAAGTACATCAGAGAGCAGGAGATCGATGACACAGCATCATCGGCTCAAGGAGCCTTCTAA
- a CDS encoding nicotinate-nicotinamide nucleotide adenylyltransferase, which yields MKRKVIVFGGSFSPPTLAHTEIIARCLAVPDVDEVWLVPSGNRTDKNIAVTAADQLAMLKIVVKNVCNAEKRLRIVDTELKRGIATETYDTYQEFLRDYPETDFWFVYGSDSYATIRHWLNGDWLAKNLPVMVVPRNNIPLPKTASNIQHLLPLSDYAAPISSTKVRTKLATHSDASTLIPAPIASYIKRNHLFAS from the coding sequence ATGAAAAGAAAAGTCATCGTGTTTGGGGGGAGTTTTAGCCCCCCAACGCTGGCGCATACGGAAATTATTGCACGGTGTCTTGCCGTGCCGGACGTGGACGAAGTATGGCTAGTGCCTTCCGGTAACCGAACTGATAAAAACATCGCCGTGACTGCCGCAGACCAGCTCGCTATGCTCAAAATCGTTGTAAAAAATGTATGTAACGCAGAGAAGCGGCTGCGAATAGTCGACACAGAGCTGAAGCGAGGCATTGCCACTGAAACCTATGACACCTACCAGGAGTTCCTGCGGGATTACCCCGAGACAGACTTTTGGTTTGTGTACGGGAGTGATAGCTATGCGACCATTCGCCACTGGCTGAACGGCGATTGGCTTGCCAAAAACCTGCCCGTTATGGTTGTGCCACGAAATAACATTCCTCTGCCAAAAACTGCATCAAATATTCAGCATCTTTTGCCGCTTTCGGATTACGCTGCACCAATTTCCTCCACCAAGGTAAGAACAAAACTAGCTACACATAGTGACGCCTCTACACTTATCCCGGCACCCATCGCTAGCTACATCAAACGGAACCACCTGTTTGCTTCTTGA